A section of the Paracoccaceae bacterium genome encodes:
- a CDS encoding Rne/Rng family ribonuclease, with protein MAKKMLIDATHAEETRVVVVDGNKVEEFDFESENKRQLAGNIYLAKVTRVEPSLQAAFVDYGGNRHGFLAFSEIHPDYYQIPVADREALLAEEMEFAKEQAEEDEKPKKATRSRRGRGRGKAAAAKTDDAVVTAEVEEPANDDTNAEGNDVAEAVAPATDAQSEADEMAKAQTAEVIADIPGMDVVDLEGEAAPEDDTADDASENDGTEAPDEDEPVNAAARDENVESVGDDVTEEVRAPRRQRARKYKIQEVIKVRQILLVQVVKEERGNKGAALTTYLSLAGRYCVLMPNTARGGGISRKITNAPDRKKLKEIASEIDVPKGAGLIIRTAGSQRTRTEIKRDYEYLQRLWEQIRELTLKSTAPTQIYEEGNLIKRSIRDLYNREIDEVLVEGAEGYKMAKDFMKMIMPSHAKNVKLYADPQPLFARYQVETYLGAMFNPTVQLPSGGYIVIGVTEALVAIDVNSGRATKEGSIEQTALKTNLEASDEVARQLRLRDLAGLIVIDYIDMDERKNNTAVEKRFKDKLKTDRARIQVGRISAFGLLEMSRQRLRPGMIEATTQPCSHCHGTGLLRSDDSLSLAILRQLEEEGVRRRSREVLVKAPVAFANYLMNQKREHVAQIEVRYGMAVRIEGDPALVSPDFSVEKFKTATRNVKAVSAAVVSVDASLMDDFDDAVDLVADEASAAPGAPDEPSAEEGQPKKRRRRRRRGRGRGNSGENRDGDASGNDNRDSNARQQAGDAAQSADGDAKPAEAAEGAEGGDAPADEAPKKRTATRSRSRAAKPKANGAAAADVTQGDGDIAVAAPSEAPAAETPEAEAPAPEADVAEKPKRKTRSRAKKAAEPEVTADAADAAATEQAAEVAAAPVAKVAADDSKPKRKGWWSLGR; from the coding sequence ATGGCAAAGAAGATGCTTATTGACGCCACCCATGCGGAGGAAACCCGCGTCGTGGTGGTTGACGGAAACAAGGTCGAAGAATTCGACTTTGAATCGGAAAACAAACGCCAGCTTGCTGGCAACATCTACCTCGCAAAAGTAACGCGCGTCGAACCGTCGCTTCAGGCGGCATTCGTCGACTATGGCGGCAACCGCCACGGTTTCCTTGCGTTCAGCGAAATCCACCCGGATTACTATCAGATCCCTGTCGCGGATCGCGAGGCCCTGCTGGCCGAGGAAATGGAGTTTGCCAAAGAGCAGGCGGAAGAAGACGAAAAGCCCAAAAAGGCCACGCGCTCGCGCCGGGGCAGGGGGCGCGGCAAGGCTGCTGCGGCCAAGACCGATGACGCCGTTGTCACGGCCGAGGTTGAGGAACCCGCAAACGACGACACGAATGCCGAAGGCAATGACGTCGCCGAAGCCGTCGCACCCGCAACAGACGCCCAATCCGAAGCGGATGAGATGGCAAAGGCGCAAACCGCCGAAGTCATCGCCGACATCCCTGGCATGGACGTCGTCGATCTGGAAGGCGAGGCTGCACCAGAAGACGATACCGCCGATGATGCCTCCGAAAATGACGGCACCGAAGCACCTGACGAAGACGAACCCGTCAATGCCGCCGCCCGTGACGAGAATGTCGAAAGCGTCGGTGATGACGTCACCGAAGAGGTCCGCGCCCCGCGCCGACAGCGCGCCCGCAAATACAAGATTCAAGAGGTTATCAAGGTCCGCCAGATCCTGCTGGTTCAGGTCGTCAAGGAAGAACGCGGCAACAAGGGCGCGGCGCTGACAACCTACCTCAGCCTTGCCGGTCGCTACTGCGTGCTGATGCCCAACACCGCGCGCGGCGGCGGGATTTCCCGCAAGATCACCAACGCCCCCGACCGCAAGAAACTCAAAGAAATCGCCAGCGAAATTGACGTGCCCAAGGGCGCGGGGCTGATCATTCGTACGGCGGGGTCGCAACGCACCCGGACCGAGATCAAACGCGATTATGAATACCTGCAACGCCTGTGGGAGCAGATCCGCGAACTGACCCTGAAATCGACGGCGCCGACGCAGATTTACGAAGAAGGCAACCTGATCAAACGCTCGATCCGCGACCTCTATAATCGTGAGATTGACGAGGTTCTGGTCGAAGGGGCCGAAGGCTATAAGATGGCCAAGGACTTCATGAAGATGATCATGCCGTCCCACGCCAAGAACGTGAAACTCTACGCCGATCCGCAGCCGCTGTTTGCGCGCTATCAAGTCGAAACCTACCTGGGTGCGATGTTCAACCCGACGGTGCAGCTGCCCTCGGGCGGGTATATTGTGATTGGGGTGACCGAAGCGCTGGTGGCGATTGACGTCAACTCGGGCAGGGCGACCAAGGAAGGGTCGATTGAGCAGACCGCGCTCAAGACCAACCTGGAAGCTTCGGACGAAGTGGCGCGCCAGTTGCGCCTGCGTGACCTCGCCGGGCTGATCGTCATCGACTATATCGACATGGACGAGCGTAAGAATAACACCGCCGTCGAAAAGCGTTTCAAGGACAAGCTCAAGACCGACCGCGCCCGCATTCAGGTGGGCCGGATCAGCGCCTTTGGCCTGCTTGAGATGTCGCGCCAGCGTCTGCGCCCCGGCATGATCGAGGCGACAACCCAGCCCTGTTCGCATTGCCACGGCACCGGGTTGCTGCGCAGTGACGACAGCCTGTCGCTGGCCATCCTGCGCCAGCTTGAAGAAGAAGGCGTGCGCCGTCGTTCGCGCGAGGTACTGGTCAAAGCACCGGTCGCCTTCGCCAACTATCTGATGAACCAGAAGCGCGAGCATGTGGCCCAGATCGAAGTCCGTTATGGCATGGCCGTTCGCATCGAAGGCGACCCGGCGCTGGTCAGCCCGGATTTCTCGGTCGAGAAGTTCAAGACCGCAACGCGCAATGTCAAAGCGGTCAGCGCGGCGGTTGTGTCGGTCGATGCCTCGCTGATGGATGACTTCGACGATGCGGTCGACCTGGTCGCCGACGAAGCCTCCGCAGCGCCTGGTGCGCCCGATGAACCGTCAGCCGAAGAAGGCCAGCCCAAGAAACGCCGCCGCCGTCGGCGCCGGGGACGCGGCCGTGGCAACTCGGGCGAGAACCGGGATGGTGACGCTTCAGGCAATGACAACCGTGACAGCAACGCCCGCCAACAGGCCGGGGATGCGGCGCAGTCAGCCGACGGCGATGCCAAACCCGCCGAAGCTGCGGAGGGTGCAGAAGGCGGCGATGCGCCCGCTGACGAAGCGCCCAAGAAGCGCACGGCGACACGCAGCCGGTCGCGCGCCGCAAAGCCAAAAGCCAACGGAGCGGCGGCGGCTGATGTAACCCAGGGTGATGGCGACATCGCTGTGGCCGCGCCATCCGAAGCCCCCGCAGCGGAAACCCCTGAAGCGGAAGCCCCCGCGCCGGAAGCAGACGTGGCCGAGAAGCCCAAGCGCAAGACCCGCAGCCGTGCCAAGAAGGCAGCGGAGCCCGAAGTTACGGCAGACGCGGCAGATGCGGCCGCCACGGAACAAGCCGCCGAAGTCGCCGCAGCACCGGTGGCCAAGGTTGCCGCCGACGACTCCAAACCCAAGCGCAAGGGCTGGTGGTCGCTGGGGCGCTAA
- a CDS encoding preprotein translocase subunit TatB: protein MDYDDTCDAIGLLCPLPVLRARKRLGAMAPRSVLRLQSDDPAAVIDVPHFCAEAGHALIATVPEGTINTFFIRKSG from the coding sequence ATGGATTATGACGACACCTGCGATGCGATTGGCCTGCTGTGCCCCCTGCCCGTTCTGCGTGCACGCAAACGTCTTGGCGCAATGGCGCCGCGTTCGGTGCTGCGTCTGCAATCGGATGATCCGGCGGCGGTGATTGACGTGCCGCATTTCTGTGCCGAAGCCGGGCATGCCTTGATTGCGACCGTCCCCGAGGGGACGATCAACACCTTCTTCATACGGAAATCCGGCTGA
- a CDS encoding cytochrome c biogenesis protein CcdA, whose amino-acid sequence MFGIEIIDASLLPAMLVALVAGLLSFLSPCVLPIVPPYLAYMGGISLNEMQAEGSGRRKAITSAVFFVLGLSTVFLLLGFTASAFGAFFLQNQVWFSRASGVVIIIFGLHFLSIWRIGFLDREARLDAGNRGGSSFGAYVLGLAFAFGWTPCIGPQLGAILSLAASEQNVTRGTALLAVYALGLGIPFLLAAMFIQRAMGVMNRLKRHMGTIEKAMGALLILVGIALLTGAFTRFSWWLLEVFPALSYLG is encoded by the coding sequence ATGTTCGGTATAGAAATCATCGACGCCTCACTTCTGCCCGCCATGCTGGTGGCGCTTGTGGCGGGGCTGCTGAGTTTCCTCAGCCCATGCGTGCTGCCCATCGTGCCGCCCTATCTGGCCTATATGGGCGGGATCAGCCTGAACGAGATGCAGGCCGAAGGGTCGGGCCGACGCAAGGCCATCACCTCGGCCGTGTTCTTTGTTCTTGGCCTGTCGACGGTGTTCTTACTGCTGGGCTTTACGGCGTCGGCGTTCGGGGCGTTCTTTTTGCAGAATCAGGTCTGGTTTTCCCGCGCCTCGGGCGTGGTCATCATCATTTTCGGGCTGCATTTCCTGTCGATCTGGCGGATCGGCTTTCTGGATCGTGAGGCTCGTCTGGATGCAGGCAACCGGGGCGGATCGTCTTTCGGGGCCTATGTCCTGGGCCTGGCCTTCGCCTTCGGGTGGACGCCCTGCATCGGGCCGCAACTGGGCGCGATCCTGTCGCTTGCGGCGAGCGAGCAAAACGTCACGCGCGGCACTGCCCTATTGGCGGTCTATGCGCTTGGCCTGGGCATCCCGTTCCTGCTGGCAGCCATGTTCATCCAGCGCGCCATGGGCGTGATGAACCGCCTGAAACGCCACATGGGAACGATCGAAAAGGCCATGGGCGCATTGCTGATCCTTGTCGGCATCGCTTTGCTGACCGGGGCATTCACCCGGTTCAGCTGGTGGCTGTTGGAGGTGTTCCCGGCGCTGAGTTATCTGGGCTAA